A region of Allocoleopsis franciscana PCC 7113 DNA encodes the following proteins:
- a CDS encoding WGxxGxxG-CTERM domain-containing protein: MKSFDVSKLAWAGALAIGLTAMPLTGSTSAQTSGGSSGSTSGTGTGAAGTTSGTGTGTSTGAAGTTPGTGTGTSTGTGSGLGGTTSGTGTATGVGTGSTTFGTGTSTGTGTGTGAGGTTSGTDTSTGTGTGRGLSGTTSGTGGTGTSTDSGLGDTTSGTGGTGTSTGVGTGSTNSGTGIGTGTGTGTGTSTGTGTGTGSTTFGTGTSTGGTTSGTGAGTGSTTSGTTLSPGSTTSGTTTAPDGSPAGTSTAPGDSLSGTTTAPSGTTSGTTTAPSGTTSGTTTAPSDTTSGTNSYQGVSPASRERNSSWGWLGLLGLIGLANLFRKPEEETVTPR; encoded by the coding sequence ATGAAATCTTTTGATGTATCCAAACTGGCTTGGGCTGGTGCCTTGGCCATTGGTTTAACCGCTATGCCCTTAACGGGATCTACTTCTGCCCAAACTAGTGGGGGTTCGAGTGGTTCGACTTCCGGCACAGGTACTGGAGCAGCAGGCACAACTTCTGGCACGGGCACGGGCACAAGTACTGGAGCAGCAGGCACAACTCCTGGCACGGGCACGGGCACCAGTACAGGCACAGGCAGTGGTTTAGGCGGTACGACTTCTGGCACGGGCACAGCTACAGGTGTGGGCACAGGTAGTACAACTTTCGGGACAGGCACGAGTACAGGCACAGGCACAGGTACTGGAGCAGGAGGCACAACTTCCGGTACGGACACTAGTACGGGCACAGGCACAGGCAGGGGTTTAAGTGGTACTACTTCTGGCACTGGTGGCACGGGCACTAGTACAGACAGTGGTTTAGGTGATACTACTTCTGGTACGGGTGGCACGGGCACTAGTACAGGCGTAGGCACAGGCAGCACGAATTCCGGTACTGGCATAGGCACAGGCACAGGCACGGGCACAGGCACGAGTACAGGCACAGGCACAGGCACAGGCAGCACTACTTTTGGTACAGGTACGAGTACGGGTGGCACCACTTCCGGCACGGGGGCTGGCACAGGCAGCACCACTTCCGGCACAACTCTATCTCCTGGTAGTACGACTTCCGGCACTACAACGGCTCCAGATGGCTCACCTGCTGGTACCAGCACAGCTCCTGGCGACTCGCTTTCAGGTACCACCACAGCCCCTAGTGGCACGACTTCCGGTACAACTACAGCCCCTAGTGGTACGACTTCCGGTACCACCACAGCCCCTAGTGATACGACTTCAGGTACAAACTCTTACCAAGGCGTTAGCCCTGCTAGCCGAGAGCGCAACTCTAGTTGGGGTTGGCTAGGTTTGCTGGGTCTAATTGGCTTAGCCAATTTGTTCCGTAAGCCCGAAGAAGAAACCGTTACACCGAGATAA